Proteins encoded together in one Chitinophaga sp. LS1 window:
- a CDS encoding RNA polymerase sigma factor RpoD/SigA, giving the protein MRQLKIATQITNRDSQAVEKYLQEISKIPLLTPEEETVLAQRIKMGDQKALERLTTGNLRFVVSVAKQYQHQGLSLSDLINEGNLGLIKAAQRFDETKGFKFISYAVWWIRQSILQALAEQGRLVRLPQNKIGTYNKANKAYMAFEQENEREPSTEELAEILEMSESEINNIFQSNTRHMSLDAPVHEAEDVAMGDLLEGGDITDDDVMRDSLREEIRRVLKSLSPREAEIVNAYFGLDGENGATIEQIGQKYDLTKERIRQIKERAIKRLQKARYSGALKSYLG; this is encoded by the coding sequence ATGAGGCAACTTAAAATTGCCACCCAGATCACGAACCGTGATTCGCAGGCGGTAGAAAAATACCTGCAGGAAATTTCAAAGATCCCTTTGTTAACACCTGAGGAAGAGACTGTATTGGCGCAACGTATCAAAATGGGCGACCAAAAGGCTCTTGAACGTTTAACTACAGGAAACCTGCGTTTCGTTGTATCAGTTGCAAAGCAATATCAGCACCAGGGCTTAAGCCTGAGCGACCTCATTAATGAGGGCAATTTAGGGTTGATCAAAGCTGCGCAAAGGTTCGATGAAACGAAAGGGTTTAAATTCATCTCCTATGCTGTGTGGTGGATTCGTCAATCCATCCTGCAAGCTTTAGCAGAACAAGGACGTCTTGTGCGTCTGCCGCAAAATAAGATCGGCACTTACAATAAAGCGAACAAAGCCTACATGGCATTTGAGCAGGAGAACGAGAGAGAGCCATCAACAGAGGAGTTAGCAGAGATCCTGGAAATGTCTGAATCAGAAATTAACAATATCTTCCAAAGCAATACCCGTCACATGTCACTCGATGCACCAGTACACGAGGCAGAGGACGTAGCAATGGGTGACCTGCTGGAAGGTGGAGATATTACTGATGATGACGTAATGCGAGATTCACTTCGTGAAGAGATTCGTCGTGTTCTGAAATCACTCAGCCCACGCGAAGCAGAGATTGTGAATGCTTATTTTGGTCTGGATGGGGAAAATGGAGCAACGATCGAGCAAATCGGTCAGAAGTACGACCTTACAAAAGAAAGGATTCGTCAAATTAAAGAACGCGCCATCAAGAGGCTGCAAAAGGCCCGCTACAGTGGAGCGCTCAAATCTTATCTGGGATAA
- the trxB gene encoding thioredoxin-disulfide reductase: METNQQQEHVHLLIIGSGPAGYTAAIYAARANLKPVLYQGIQPGGQLTITTEVENYPGYPEGIQGPEMMVDFEKQATRMGADIRYGLATSVDFSSQPYKITIDESKVITADVVIIATGASAKWLGLPSEQRLNGSGVSACAVCDGFFFRGKEVAIVGAGDTAAEEALYLSKMCSNVHMIVRRHEMRASKVMQDRVLKTSNIMVYWNSETQEVLGDNKVEAVKLLNTAKNEEQTIPVSAFFVAIGHQPNSDIFKDYLELDEQGYIKTIPGSSRTNLEGVFACGDVQDKIYRQAVTAAGSGCMAALDAERYLSAKEHQA, translated from the coding sequence ATGGAAACTAATCAACAGCAAGAGCATGTGCATTTATTGATCATAGGTTCTGGCCCGGCAGGTTACACCGCTGCCATTTATGCGGCCCGCGCAAACCTGAAGCCAGTGCTTTACCAGGGTATTCAACCTGGTGGTCAATTGACAATAACAACAGAAGTAGAAAACTATCCGGGTTATCCTGAAGGTATTCAGGGGCCTGAGATGATGGTGGATTTTGAAAAGCAAGCGACCCGTATGGGTGCTGATATCCGTTATGGCCTTGCCACTTCCGTAGATTTCAGTAGTCAGCCGTATAAAATTACGATCGACGAATCTAAAGTGATTACTGCCGATGTGGTGATCATTGCGACCGGTGCTTCTGCAAAATGGCTGGGTCTCCCTTCCGAGCAGCGCCTGAACGGTAGTGGTGTTTCTGCCTGTGCCGTATGTGATGGATTCTTTTTCCGTGGTAAGGAAGTAGCGATCGTTGGTGCCGGTGATACTGCTGCTGAAGAGGCGCTGTACCTGTCCAAAATGTGCTCTAACGTACACATGATCGTTCGCCGTCATGAAATGAGGGCTTCCAAAGTGATGCAGGACCGCGTACTCAAGACTTCCAATATCATGGTATACTGGAATTCTGAAACCCAGGAAGTACTGGGCGATAACAAGGTAGAAGCTGTAAAACTGCTGAATACCGCGAAGAACGAAGAGCAGACGATCCCTGTCAGCGCTTTCTTCGTAGCTATTGGTCACCAGCCAAACTCCGACATCTTCAAAGATTACCTGGAGCTGGATGAACAAGGTTATATTAAAACGATCCCAGGATCTTCCAGAACTAACCTGGAGGGTGTATTTGCCTGCGGAGACGTTCAGGATAAAATTTACCGTCAGGCAGTAACAGCTGCAGGTAGTGGTTGTATGGCCGCCCTGGATGCTGAAAGATATTTATCTGCGAAGGAACACCAGGCGTAA